The following DNA comes from Candidatus Angelobacter sp..
GAGCAACGTGCTCGCCATTCAGGGCTTGAACCAAAGCAGCGGTGACACCGATTTCCTGATCGTGCCGGAGCTGGTGGAATACCAGGTGGCCAACACAACCACGAATTATTTCGCAACGCCGACGCCCGGTGGACCCAATGGCGCCGGCTTCATCGCGTTTGTGTCGGATACTAAATTCAGCGTGGATCGCGGCTTTTTCACGACGCCGTTCAGCCTTTCGATCACGACGGCAACGGCGAATGCCACGATCAAATACACGACCGACGGCTCGACCCCGTCGCTGGCCAATGGTTCCACTTACACCAGTCCAATAACCATCAATGGCACCACGGTCATTCGTGCGGCAGCGTTCAAAAACGGTTTCCAACAGTCAGATGTGGATACCGAGACCTACATTTTCCCGAACGACGTGATTCTTCAGTCGCCGAACGGCGCGCCGCCGGCGGGATGGCCGGCAAGTTGGGGCGCGAATGTGGTGGATTACGGGATGGACCCGAACGTGGTGAACGATCCGGCCTACAGTGGTGAGATTGCCAACGACCTGAAATCGATCCCGTCCTATTCCATTGTGACTGATTTGGGGAACCTGTTTGATCCCACGACCGGGATATACGCAAACGCGAGCCAGGACGGCATCGCGTGGGAACGGCCCGCTTCGATTGAGCTGATTTATCCCGATGGCACGAAAGGCTTCCAAATCGACGCGGGCCTCCGCATTCGCGGCGGATACAGCCGGAGCACGGGAAATCCCAAGCACGCGTTCCGTTTTTTCTTCCGCCAGCAATACGGCACGGCGAAGCTGAACTATCCGGCGTTTGCGAGCCAGGGAGGCGCCACCATGTTCGATGCTTTTGATCTTCGTACGTTCGAGAACTACTCGTGGAGCTTTGAAGGGGATTACCGGTTCATCGGTTTGCGCGACCAATTCTCGCGCGACACCCAACTGGCCCAGGGCCATCAAGGCGAACGCGGGAATTACTATCATCTTTATATCAACGGCCAGTATTGGGGCCTTTACAACACGGCCGAACGGCCCGAGGCCTCTTACGGCGCCACTTATTTCGGCGGCAACAAGGAGGATTACGACGTGATCAAGGTGGACACCAGCGCCGGCTACACGATTTTCGCCACGGATGGTAACATGGATGCCTGGACGCGCCTGTGGCAAGCGGCAACCAACGGCTTCGCCAGTGACATCGACTATTTCAAGATCCAAGGATTGAACGTGGATGGCACACCCAATCCGGCCTACGAAAACCTGCTGGATGTGGACAATCTCATTGACTACATGCTGGTGATCTTCTTCACCGGAAATCTCGACGCGCCGATTTCCGAATTCATTGGCGATACGAATCCGAACAACATGTACGGGATGCGTAATCGCACGGGCCTTTACGGCGGCTTTCGCTTCTTCGCTCATGACTCCGAACACACGCTCCTGCACGAGTCTCCCTTCGGGTCGGACGAAATTCACAGGGACCGCACGGGGCCTTTCGCGGCCGGTGATCCAGTGCAACAAGGCGCCGCGGGCGCGCTGGCCCGGAGCAACCCGCAATACTTTTTCACGCGGCTGGCGGCCAACGCTGAGTTCCGTTTGCGTGTGGCCGATCACGTGCAGAAGCAGTTTTTCAACAGCGGCGTGCTGACGACGGAAGGCTGCCGCGCGCGATTCGTCACCCGGAGCAACGAAATGTACGCCGCGATTGCCGATGAATCGGCGCGTTGGGGAGACTCCAAACGCGAGCCTCCGCGGACGCGCGACGTGGACTGGGTGACCGAGATGAGTCGCGTTTATGGCGACTATTTCGCACAGCGCCCGGGAATTGTGCTCGGCCAGCTCAGCGCGAAGGGCTGGTTTCCGGCCGTTGCGGCGCCGTCCTTCAATCAATTGGGCGGCAACGTTCCCTCTGGCTTTGCGGTAAACATGAGTGCGCCAGCGGGAACCATTTATTATACGCGCGATGGCTCCGACCCGCGTCTGCGGGGCGGCGCTCAGTCGGCGAGCGCGCAGATTTACATGAGCGGGCGGCCGATCGTGCTGACCCAAAGCGCCCAGATCAAGGCGCGGGTTCTGAGCAGCGGCGGCGTGTGGAGCGCACTGACGGACGCCACATTCTACATCATTCAGAATTATACCAATCTGCTCATCACCGAGATCATGTATCACCCGCCGGGCGCGACGAACATCGACAGCGATTCGTTCGAGTTCATCGAGTTGAAGAACGCTGCCGGCGCCAATCTCGAACTGAGCGGCGTGCATTTCACGAACGGCATTGATTATACTTTCCCGGTCGGCATGTTTGTCGCCCCCGGTCAGTTCGTGGTGCTGGTCAGTAATCCGACTGCGTTCACGAACAGATATCCCAGCGTGCGCGTGGATGGCGTTTACACCAACAACCTTTCCAACAGCGGCGAAACCGTGGCGCTGGTCCACGCGGCCGGTACTCCCATTTTTTCCGTGAGTTACGACACGCGGCCGCCTTGGCCCGCGTCGGCGGACGGCACCGGCTTTTCTCTGGTCCCGGTGAATCCGAACCTGAATCCCGATCCAAATAATCCTGCGAACTGGCGCGCCAGCTCGGTCATCGGCGGCTCGCCCGGAGCTGACGATCCGGCGTTGAACATCGGTCAGGTCCTGATCACCGAGGCTTTGACGCACACCGATCTGCCGCAGCTTGACTCGGTCGAGTTTTACAACCCGAACCCGACCAACGTGAACATTGGCAATTGGTATCTGACCGATCAGCGAACTGTGCCGCAGAAGTTCCGCATTCCGGCCGGAGATCCGCGTGCCGTCGTCCCACCCGGCGGTTATGTGGTGTTCACGGAGAACGACTGGAACGCCAATCCCGCCTCGACCAACAGTTTTCGCCTCGATTCGCATGGCGAGGAGGTTTACCTCTTTTCCGGCGACGCCGCCGGAAATCTGACAGGCTACAGCGATGGATTCGCGTTTGGATCCGCTCAAAATGGAGTGTCATTCGGCCGCTACGTCAACAGCGTGGGCGACGTTCAATATCCGGCCCAGATCACGAACACTCTCGGCGGACCGAATGCAGGACCACGCGTGGGGCCGGTGGTGATCAACGAAATTCAGTATCATCCGGCGCTGGGTGCCGAGGAGTTCATCGAGCTGAAGAGCATCACCAACGGGCCGGTGAAGCTTTACGACCCCAATTTTCCGACCAATACGTGGAAGTTAAACGGCATCGGCTTCGATTTCCCGACGAATGCCGAGATCCCGGCGAACGGATTGCTCCTGATCGTTGGCAGCGACCCCGTCGCCTTCCGAAGCAAATACAGCGTTCCAGCCGCGGTGCCGATCTTCGGGCCGTTTCCCGGAGCGTTGCAGGACGGCGGTGAGACGTTGTCACTGCAACGGCCCGATCAACCCGATCTGGACACGAACACCGGGGCGATTTTCATTCCTTACATTGACGTGGACGTGGTGCGTTACGACAACGCGGCGCCGTGGCCGACCAATGCGGATGGATTCGGCGCTTCACTGGAGCGCTTGAACGCGTCGGCGTACGGCAATGACCCAATCAACTGGCGGGCCAGTCCCGGCGCACCATCACCCGGTCTCGACAACACCGGCAATCGGTTGCCGGTTGTGAACGCCGGGCCGGACCAGAACCTCACGGCGACCAGTTTCCCGCTCGCCGCCGCCCTCAGCGGCAACGCAACTGATGACGGCCAGCCGAACCCCCCTGGCGCTCTGACGACGCTTTGGAGCCAAGTCGGCGGGCCCGGAACCGTCTGGTTCAGCAACGCGAACCAGACGAACACAACCGTCAATTTCCCGGGCGTGGGCGTTTACGTGCTGCGCCTGACCGCCAACGACGGCGCGCTGCCCGCCAGCGACGACGTGACGGTGACGATCTCGCGTTCCCCGTCGCCCGCAACCTTCATCGCGAAGGGTTCCACCTGGAAATACCTCGACAACGGATCCGATCAGGGAACGGCCTGGAGTTCGCGCACGTTCAACGACGCTGGCTGGCAATCAGGCCCCGCGCCTTTGGGATACGGTGACGCAAACGGGGTGCAGTTTCCTGCAACAACGAACAGTTTCGGGCCGGATCCGAATAATAAATACATCACCACTTATTTCCGGCGCGCATTTACGGTATCGAGCCCCGCGTCTGTGAGCGGCTTGAGTGTGAGTATTCAGCGCGATGATGGAGCGGTGGTTTACCTCAACGGGGTCGAAGTCTTCCGCAGCAATATGCCGGCGGGCGCTGTCGATTACCTGACGCCAGCCGTGATCGCGGTCGGCGGCACGGACGAAACCACCTTTTATTCTCAGCCGGTCGATCCGTCCTTGTTGGTGAGCGGCGCGAATGTGCTGGCCGTGGAAATTCATCAGGCCAACGGCACGAGCAGCGACATCATATTCGATCTCGAATTGACCGGTGCCGCGTTTCCACCGAACCAGGGGCCAACCGCGAACGCGGGTGCCGACCAGACTCTCACCTTCCCCACGAATGCGACGTTGAACGGTGTCGTGAGCGACGACGGTCTGCCCATTCCCCCGGGACTTCTTTCCTTCGGATGGTCGAAACTGAGCGGCCCTGGAACGGTGACGTTCGGCAACGCCGGCTCGTTGAGTACCACCGCGGCCTTTTCAACAAACGGAACATACGTACTTAGGCTGACGGCGGGCGACGGCGCGCTGTCCACCAGCGATGACTTGACCGTAACCGTCAACCCACAGACGCAGCCGCCGCTGCGGATTGACTCGGTCGATTTGACCGGCGGGCCGGCGTCACCGGTGCTGCACATTCATTTCACGGCCACGGCGGGTCTGACTTACACGGTGCAATATCTTGATTCGCTCGGCGCCAGCGGATGGACAAAGCTGACGGACGTCGCCGCGCAGGGAACGACGCAATCCGTCGAGGTCACGGATTCTGGAGTGTCGAACTCCGCGACGCGATTCTATCGTATTGTGACGCCGCAGCAGCCGTAGCCGTCCGCCGCGAAGTGGTACCCCCACCAGGAATTGAACCTGGATCAACGGTTTAGGAAACCGCTGCTCTATCCATTTGAGCTATGGGGGCGGTCAATTGACGCGCAAGTATAAGGAAAAACTCGAAGGCAGGCAAACTTCCGATGGTTCGCATCGGCGCCTGCCGTCGAGACTCACCAACCAGACTGCTCATCCCCGGCCGTCAGAACAAACTGTTGACGGCGATGCCGAGCACGCTTAACGGGCCCTGGTCTTCGAGACCTTCGGTGGCCTTGTCCAGCTTTTGCAGGGAAAGCTTCGCGTTTTTGTAAAGACTCTCGTCGTTTACGATTTTTCCGACCGTGCCCTGTCCCTGGTTGATCTTCTGAAAGATTTCCCGAAGATTCGTCATCGCCGTGGTGGTTTCCTTGTAAAGCGTGTCGTCTTTGGCGAGTTTGCCGAGAGTACCCTTGCCTTCGTTGATTTCGGCAACAACGGTCTGCGCTTGCGCGATCGCGCGTTTGATGTCGTCCGCTGTGTTGTTGAGATTGGTCACTGCGGCCAGGGCCGACGTGTAAAGAGTATCTTCGTTGATCAGCCTGCCGACGGTGCCTTTGCCTTCGGCAATCTGGGCGGAAATGGTTTTCATGTTGCTGAGGATGGCGGTCAGTCGGGGACTGTTCTCTTTGAGAAAGTCGGTGAACGGTCCGAGCAGATTCTGTATGCTGTCGCCGGAAAGGCTCTTGGTAAGGTTTTCCACGCCGGTCGCCACGTTTTCAAGTTTGGCCATCAACGCGTTGAGGTCGGGTTGTTCAGCGCTTTCGATGATCGAGTCGTTCTCCACCTTGAGGGCTTTGGCCGAACCGAAGCTGATGGAGACAAAATTCTGGCCCATCAGGCCGGCGAACTTGATCATCGCCTTGCTGTCGGTCCGCACATTGTCCGGTTTGTTCAACTTCATGACTACGTCCACCTTGGTCTCTTTCAGGTCGATTTTCTCGACCCGGCCGATCTGCACACCGGCCATTTTCACGGGATCGCCTTCCTTGAGTTCCTGCACGGTGTTGAATTGCGCGTGGATGCGGACGCCACGCCGGAAGAAATCAAAGCTGCCGAGCATTTCCATTATCAGAAACGCGGCGATCAATGCGAGGGCGAAAAAAATCCCCAATCGGGTCTCAAGCGTGTTTTTCATGCGGATGTCCTTTCCTGGTTTTGTTTGAAGTCTGCGGTCAAGAATTTTTGGATCTGCGGGTGCGGATTGCGCTTCACTTCTTCGGGTTTTCCGACTGTCAGGATTTGTCCGTCCATCATCAGGGCAATCCGGTCGGCGATGCCGAACGCGAGGTCGCGGTCATGCGTGACGACGAACGAGGTGACGTGAATGCGCCGGTTCAGTTTCAGGATTTCATCACCAATGGTCACAGCCATCAAGGGATCAAGCTCGCTGGTCGGCTCGTCATAGAGCATCAACTGCGGTTCGATGACCAGCGCGCGCGCGATGGCGACGCGCTTTTTCATGCCCCCGGAGAGTTCGCCAGGAAACCGGTTCTCCTGGCCCTTCAGCCCGACGATATCGAGCTTTTCCATGACTACGCGCTCGATTTCGTCCTCCGGCTTGAGTCGATGTTCCGACAGGTAAAGGCCGACGTTCTCGCCCACGGACAGTGAATTCAGCAGCGCGCCCGATTGAAACACCATTGCCATCCGATATTTGTCCATCACGCCCGGCGATTGTATCGACTCGCCTTCGATCAGGATTTCGCCTTCGTCCGGCGTTTCGAGGCCGATGACATGTTTGAGGAGAACGCTTTTGCCGCTGCCGCTCGGCCCCATCACGACGAAAATCTCGCCCCGATCCGTTTCAAAATTCAGCCCTTTGAGCACCGGCTGGCCGTCGAAACTCCGGCGCAATCCGCGGACCGTGACCCGCACGCCCTGCTGAGTGGAAGTGGCGGAATTCATTTGTCGAAATACATCAGGAAGCGCGTCACGAAATAGTCAAGGATCAGGATGAATACGATGGAATTGACAACAGCCTTGGTGACGGAACGTCCGATGCCTCGCGGGCCGCCGATGGTTTGCAAACCCTGATGGCAGGAGACGACACCAATGACGACAGCGAAAATGAAACTCTTAAACAGTCCGTTCAACACTTTGCCCAGGTCCACGAGGTCACGCAGGTTGCTGAAGTAAGCCTGGAAACTGATGCCGATTTGATTGTTGTAAACCGCCACAAGCGCGCCTCCCATCCATCCGACCATGATCGAAAAAATCACCAGAATGGGCAGGGCGCAACTGATCGCGACCAGCCGCGGGAGCACAAGATAGTGGACCGGGTTGATGTTCATGGTGCGAAGCGCGTCGATTTCCTGATAAACGCGCATCGAACCGATTTCCGCGGCCATCGCCGAACCAATGCGGCCGGCGATGAGGATGGCCATCATGACTGGCGCCAGTTCCTTGCAGATCGCGTTGCCCACGATACCGCCGATATAACCGGAAAGGCCCCGCTCGGCGAGCAGGGGTCCCGTCTGCAAGGCAATGACGCCGCCGATGAAGAGCGACAGGATGCACGCCATCAGCAGGCTGGCGTTGCCGATTTCGAAAAGCTGGTCGTAGATTTTCTGACGATGACGCCAGACCAGTGGAAGCGCCTGTGCTGTGCGCCAGAAGAGGAACGCCATTTCACCAATGTTCTGGAACATAACTCAAGATCCGGCCCGGCCCGGCGACGGTTGTTTGGTCTGGACCACCGGAACATAAAGCATCCGCAACCGTTTGCCTTCCGGCCCGGATTGATACTGAAAAAGCCCGAACAAGAGCGAGCACTTTCTGGTTGTGGGTGTGGTCTCGCTACGATAGAGGTTCCAAAGAAAGGACTGACTGTGCTCGCCCGTCTTCGAGTTGCTTTCGGAACGCCAGACCGACCAGAGTGGTGAGTAATTCCGCTCGATGCTTTTGTTGTTCGGCACCAGAGGTTCCAGCGGCGCCAGCAATTGCAAGCGTTCATTGCCGTTGTGGTCGCGCTTCGCAGTGAACAGGGGCCAGAGGTCTGTCCGCCTCAGGGCGGTGCCGGTTTCCTCGTTTTTTTCCGTCAAATCCGAATACAGAAAAAAAAGGATCCGAGTTCGCTCCCGGTCCAGCGGCGGTGCGTGCGCGCGGTTGTATTTGTAAAGCGGCCAAAGAAAAAAATCGCTTTCCAGAATCGGGGTCTTCGCGCGGCTGAACAAAGGCCAGATTCGGTCGGCGTTCTTGCCTTCACCACGAGAGAAAACAATCAACGGCCAGGGGGCGCCCAGTTCGCGATACTTCTTCGACCGGTCGTCAGTGACCGTAAGACCGAGGGGCCAAAGAACCGTCGTGGAATCCCTCTGAGGCGAACGCAGGTAACTGTAAAGTGGCAGCAGTGCCTGGTGGTGTTCGGGATTTTCCGTTCCTATGCCGGTCTGTTGGTTGAAGTATACCGGCCAGAGCGCAAAAAACTTTTTGTGCCCGCCGACCGTTTCGAGTCCGCCGTCACGATTAGTGCGGGTGGTGATGTCTCTGTGCTCGTAGCCGAGCAACGGCCAGAACTGCCAGCCCGTTAGCGAGTCGCCACGACGAAGGTGGAAGAACGGATACAGGTAGTTGTCGGTGACGACATCCTTTTTGCGCGACCGGCCGTACAACGGGAACATGGCAAATCGGATTTCATCGCGGAAAAGACGGTTCTTCAGGCGACCATAAAAAGGAACCACCGCTGTGTAATTGAGGTCGGGATCAGGAGAGCGCTGTTGGAAATAGAGCGGGAACACCGTAAAACGTTTCTGGCCGTTCTCTTGCTGATCCTGTCCTCCGGAAAAACTGAATACTTGAAGAATTTGAAACCGGTATTCCCCTCCAAACCGGTCATACGTCAGCAGTGGATAAGCAAGATCAAATTCCTCCGCGTCCGCGCCGGAATCCAGCGTGTGCGAAACGAGAGGATGGAAGGCCCACTGCGCTTTCTCTTCGCCCTGCTCGCGACCGAACAACGGGCCCATCGCTTCGATTCGCCGACCGGGTGCGAGAGTCAACTGAAACTCGTGGATGAATGGGCCGTTCTCCCATTCCGCCGCGCGCGAAAGGGCCGAACCCAGCAGACCCGCGCCAAAGCCGACGGCTATCAAATATATTGCGCGCGACATGTGTTCAGTTCAGCGAATGGCAAAACCCGCTATTCAAAGGCCAGCATCCCGCCATTGTTTCCCTCCGACCCAGCCCCAGAAACCTGTCCGCTCGGGTTGTTCTTTGGCGATAACGATACCGCTCCATGGTTATTGGGTGGAACAGGCGGTTTTTGGGCTGTTTTAATTAACGTTTGACTTTCAATCATTGCCTATTTAGGTTTCATTCACACTTGAGGTTTTTACCTCGGTTCCTCCCGACCCAGTGTCGATTGTGCATTGTCGTCACTGGGTTTTTTCTTGTCCAAAGACCATCCGCGGTGGCTCAGGAGGTTGAGAGTCGCTGGCAGAAACATCAGTGCTGCGAGCATGCATGTGGTCGTGCCGACCGCCATCACGCATCCCAGACTCGAGATGCCCTGGTGTTTCGCCAGTATGAGGCTGCCAAAGCC
Coding sequences within:
- a CDS encoding lamin tail domain-containing protein, which codes for MKSSYRFPLWLFFTLSLLVSTKGQVIISEFMADNKSTLADENGQFPDWVEIYNTSTNTTNLNGWSLTDDPTHQARWFFPATNLTAKGFMVVFADGTNRVVLGQPLHADFSLKASGEYLALLKPDGTPASEFAPTFPEQFPDISYGVAQNVTTNALAVSGAAAKVLVPANSTLGSTWTQAGFNDSSWISGTTGVGYETAVAGFAVYNYVANIGVCDLPTAESVIATPAQQSAVFAENAAEVNYLNTGSSANYGNDRTFPGLTINADQDNFVIEATATITIPAPGNWTFGVNSDDGFSLTIGSFSMSFPSPRGPGDTLQTFNFPAAGDYQLRLVFYECGGGSEVELYAAQGTFAAWDATNFRLVGDAAGGGLAVRAPVVSGGGGATSYRPFIKTDLQSQMSGVNATAYIRVPFGVANPASLQSLTLRMMYDDGFVAYLNGQEVARRNAPATPQWNSTATASHPNFQALVFEDINISDHLNALLSGSNVLAIQGLNQSSGDTDFLIVPELVEYQVANTTTNYFATPTPGGPNGAGFIAFVSDTKFSVDRGFFTTPFSLSITTATANATIKYTTDGSTPSLANGSTYTSPITINGTTVIRAAAFKNGFQQSDVDTETYIFPNDVILQSPNGAPPAGWPASWGANVVDYGMDPNVVNDPAYSGEIANDLKSIPSYSIVTDLGNLFDPTTGIYANASQDGIAWERPASIELIYPDGTKGFQIDAGLRIRGGYSRSTGNPKHAFRFFFRQQYGTAKLNYPAFASQGGATMFDAFDLRTFENYSWSFEGDYRFIGLRDQFSRDTQLAQGHQGERGNYYHLYINGQYWGLYNTAERPEASYGATYFGGNKEDYDVIKVDTSAGYTIFATDGNMDAWTRLWQAATNGFASDIDYFKIQGLNVDGTPNPAYENLLDVDNLIDYMLVIFFTGNLDAPISEFIGDTNPNNMYGMRNRTGLYGGFRFFAHDSEHTLLHESPFGSDEIHRDRTGPFAAGDPVQQGAAGALARSNPQYFFTRLAANAEFRLRVADHVQKQFFNSGVLTTEGCRARFVTRSNEMYAAIADESARWGDSKREPPRTRDVDWVTEMSRVYGDYFAQRPGIVLGQLSAKGWFPAVAAPSFNQLGGNVPSGFAVNMSAPAGTIYYTRDGSDPRLRGGAQSASAQIYMSGRPIVLTQSAQIKARVLSSGGVWSALTDATFYIIQNYTNLLITEIMYHPPGATNIDSDSFEFIELKNAAGANLELSGVHFTNGIDYTFPVGMFVAPGQFVVLVSNPTAFTNRYPSVRVDGVYTNNLSNSGETVALVHAAGTPIFSVSYDTRPPWPASADGTGFSLVPVNPNLNPDPNNPANWRASSVIGGSPGADDPALNIGQVLITEALTHTDLPQLDSVEFYNPNPTNVNIGNWYLTDQRTVPQKFRIPAGDPRAVVPPGGYVVFTENDWNANPASTNSFRLDSHGEEVYLFSGDAAGNLTGYSDGFAFGSAQNGVSFGRYVNSVGDVQYPAQITNTLGGPNAGPRVGPVVINEIQYHPALGAEEFIELKSITNGPVKLYDPNFPTNTWKLNGIGFDFPTNAEIPANGLLLIVGSDPVAFRSKYSVPAAVPIFGPFPGALQDGGETLSLQRPDQPDLDTNTGAIFIPYIDVDVVRYDNAAPWPTNADGFGASLERLNASAYGNDPINWRASPGAPSPGLDNTGNRLPVVNAGPDQNLTATSFPLAAALSGNATDDGQPNPPGALTTLWSQVGGPGTVWFSNANQTNTTVNFPGVGVYVLRLTANDGALPASDDVTVTISRSPSPATFIAKGSTWKYLDNGSDQGTAWSSRTFNDAGWQSGPAPLGYGDANGVQFPATTNSFGPDPNNKYITTYFRRAFTVSSPASVSGLSVSIQRDDGAVVYLNGVEVFRSNMPAGAVDYLTPAVIAVGGTDETTFYSQPVDPSLLVSGANVLAVEIHQANGTSSDIIFDLELTGAAFPPNQGPTANAGADQTLTFPTNATLNGVVSDDGLPIPPGLLSFGWSKLSGPGTVTFGNAGSLSTTAAFSTNGTYVLRLTAGDGALSTSDDLTVTVNPQTQPPLRIDSVDLTGGPASPVLHIHFTATAGLTYTVQYLDSLGASGWTKLTDVAAQGTTQSVEVTDSGVSNSATRFYRIVTPQQP
- a CDS encoding MlaD family protein; this encodes MKNTLETRLGIFFALALIAAFLIMEMLGSFDFFRRGVRIHAQFNTVQELKEGDPVKMAGVQIGRVEKIDLKETKVDVVMKLNKPDNVRTDSKAMIKFAGLMGQNFVSISFGSAKALKVENDSIIESAEQPDLNALMAKLENVATGVENLTKSLSGDSIQNLLGPFTDFLKENSPRLTAILSNMKTISAQIAEGKGTVGRLINEDTLYTSALAAVTNLNNTADDIKRAIAQAQTVVAEINEGKGTLGKLAKDDTLYKETTTAMTNLREIFQKINQGQGTVGKIVNDESLYKNAKLSLQKLDKATEGLEDQGPLSVLGIAVNSLF
- a CDS encoding ATP-binding cassette domain-containing protein; this translates as MNSATSTQQGVRVTVRGLRRSFDGQPVLKGLNFETDRGEIFVVMGPSGSGKSVLLKHVIGLETPDEGEILIEGESIQSPGVMDKYRMAMVFQSGALLNSLSVGENVGLYLSEHRLKPEDEIERVVMEKLDIVGLKGQENRFPGELSGGMKKRVAIARALVIEPQLMLYDEPTSELDPLMAVTIGDEILKLNRRIHVTSFVVTHDRDLAFGIADRIALMMDGQILTVGKPEEVKRNPHPQIQKFLTADFKQNQERTSA
- a CDS encoding ABC transporter permease, with translation MFQNIGEMAFLFWRTAQALPLVWRHRQKIYDQLFEIGNASLLMACILSLFIGGVIALQTGPLLAERGLSGYIGGIVGNAICKELAPVMMAILIAGRIGSAMAAEIGSMRVYQEIDALRTMNINPVHYLVLPRLVAISCALPILVIFSIMVGWMGGALVAVYNNQIGISFQAYFSNLRDLVDLGKVLNGLFKSFIFAVVIGVVSCHQGLQTIGGPRGIGRSVTKAVVNSIVFILILDYFVTRFLMYFDK